The following are from one region of the Streptomyces changanensis genome:
- a CDS encoding response regulator transcription factor has protein sequence MIRVLLAEDMHMVRGALEALLGLERDLTIVASVERGDEILPSARAFAPDVAIIDIDLPGLDGISAAAQLHERLPSCRTLILTSLGRPGTLRRAMAAKVSGYLLKDAPPQELAHAIRKVAAGQRVIDPELALAAWGGAESPLTARETEVLRLAAEGLDATDIGKRLRLSTGTVRNYLTTVVTKLNARNRVDAIRIATEADWLV, from the coding sequence ATGATCCGTGTCCTGCTGGCCGAGGACATGCACATGGTGCGGGGGGCGTTGGAGGCCCTCCTCGGTCTCGAACGGGACCTGACGATCGTGGCGAGCGTGGAACGCGGTGACGAGATCCTGCCGTCCGCCCGCGCGTTCGCGCCGGACGTCGCCATCATCGACATCGACCTGCCGGGCCTCGACGGGATCAGCGCCGCCGCGCAGCTCCACGAGCGGCTGCCGTCGTGCCGGACGCTCATCCTGACCAGCCTCGGCCGCCCAGGCACCCTGCGCCGCGCGATGGCCGCCAAGGTGTCGGGGTACCTGCTCAAGGACGCGCCGCCGCAGGAACTGGCGCACGCCATCCGCAAGGTGGCGGCCGGCCAGCGGGTGATCGACCCCGAACTGGCGCTGGCCGCGTGGGGCGGCGCGGAGAGCCCGCTGACCGCCCGCGAGACCGAGGTGCTGCGGCTGGCGGCGGAGGGCCTGGACGCGACGGACATCGGCAAGCGGCTGCGGCTGTCCACGGGCACCGTCCGCAACTACCTCACCACCGTCGTCACGAAGCTCAACGCCCGCAACCGCGTGGACGCGATCCGGATCGCGACGGAGGCGGACTGGCTGGTGTGA
- a CDS encoding protein kinase domain-containing protein, whose product MAGASDSSIKAQERYRLGARTLGHGSYAQVFPAVHKKTGEEVALKRAYNRQDAQDRIKREIQDQKRLAHPNIMPILDHDPGFTWYTMPRAVGNLKDLRQGPDEEELASILLAIGEALDVAHQLGLVHRDISPQNILALSGDSGARYRWVVADWGMVRRPPEEASRILTRTGQGMGTPGYDAPELSVDPRKATPAADVYSLGRVAAWYLTGTSPASGVRLLPDGEFLHWRLFVNACTRQETSLRTQTMSELRDMVQVVLNDRDEPVLTKARRLVEGITLGQEGSLEALVRLVDAHQDDASLYFDYFAQIPTGHTRAWCHSDPERAALLAGVLAKHLVAGSWDDRDREYVSTPLAFLLTVLQALVGNNNLGHAQDLAPDFFAAELHWQDQDQRRRTLEWLGDLQAPFDRALAPVLGARQDVVEYYREPGWRARSVVLATILGAS is encoded by the coding sequence ATGGCAGGTGCGTCGGACAGCAGCATCAAGGCACAGGAGCGGTATCGTCTCGGCGCTCGAACACTGGGGCACGGGAGCTATGCCCAGGTATTCCCTGCCGTGCACAAGAAAACGGGTGAAGAGGTAGCGCTCAAACGCGCCTACAACCGCCAGGATGCTCAGGACAGGATCAAGCGGGAGATTCAGGACCAGAAGCGGCTAGCCCACCCTAACATCATGCCGATTTTGGATCACGATCCAGGCTTCACGTGGTACACGATGCCTCGCGCGGTCGGCAATCTCAAAGACCTTCGCCAAGGGCCGGACGAAGAGGAGCTGGCGTCCATCCTCCTTGCTATCGGTGAAGCCCTGGATGTGGCCCATCAACTCGGGCTGGTTCATCGTGATATCTCTCCCCAAAATATCCTCGCTCTCTCTGGCGACAGCGGTGCAAGATACCGGTGGGTGGTAGCGGATTGGGGCATGGTTCGTCGTCCGCCTGAAGAGGCTTCCCGAATTCTCACCCGTACCGGTCAGGGGATGGGCACGCCAGGATACGATGCCCCTGAACTGAGTGTGGACCCCCGTAAAGCCACGCCAGCGGCGGATGTGTACAGCCTCGGACGCGTTGCTGCTTGGTACCTCACCGGGACGTCCCCTGCAAGCGGAGTACGGCTGCTCCCTGACGGCGAGTTCCTGCATTGGCGACTATTTGTCAACGCATGCACGCGGCAAGAGACTTCGTTGAGGACGCAGACCATGTCTGAGTTGCGGGACATGGTACAGGTGGTACTTAACGACCGTGATGAGCCTGTACTAACGAAGGCCCGCAGGCTGGTGGAAGGGATCACGCTCGGACAGGAGGGAAGCCTAGAGGCGCTAGTCCGGCTGGTTGACGCTCATCAAGACGACGCTAGCCTGTACTTCGATTACTTCGCGCAGATACCCACTGGGCATACACGTGCTTGGTGCCACTCTGACCCCGAGCGAGCCGCTTTGCTGGCAGGTGTTCTGGCAAAGCACCTTGTTGCTGGCTCCTGGGATGATCGAGATAGGGAATATGTAAGTACACCGCTGGCCTTCCTACTCACGGTCCTCCAGGCGTTGGTCGGTAACAACAACCTCGGACACGCGCAAGATCTCGCGCCAGACTTCTTCGCCGCCGAACTCCACTGGCAGGATCAAGACCAACGCAGACGGACTCTAGAGTGGTTGGGCGACCTCCAGGCGCCGTTTGACCGTGCGCTCGCACCGGTCTTGGGCGCGCGACAGGACGTCGTGGAGTACTACAGAGAGCCTGGTTGGCGAGCGCGCAGTGTCGTGCTGGCCACCATCCTCGGCGCCAGCTGA
- a CDS encoding sensor histidine kinase gives MPSYEEHEPVAAGVRTSTSPAPRLARVIPLAVMTCYFVITVINLLSRRPDTEVFVTGLITLSCVFGLQLFHSRRGADRAPAPARAATLTLQAVLTYLPLVWFGVAWGAMAGFLGGSLLLLLPPRAAWPLYGLTGASLLVPGLALDMSVIDLVYMCQTTLLTGLVVYGVSRLSALVDEVFAARAEIARMAVAHERLRLARDLHDLLGYSLSAIVLKSELLQRLVRLRHERVEQEVEEVLAISRQALADVRRVSRGYRQMSLVSEVSSAQSVLEAAEVEATVVVDPSVGSLGPRTGTVLATVLREAVTNLLRHSKATRCCITAVVDEGTARLTIVNDGVAADYHDPSPHGGDGLGNLRRRLSGVGGRLVVDREPPDTAGRDGWFRLVAEAPATPADEEPAQAGEAVEGGPEDGVEPAQEGPDRVTAA, from the coding sequence ACCTGCTACTTCGTGATCACCGTCATCAACCTCCTGAGCCGCCGACCGGACACCGAGGTGTTCGTGACCGGTCTGATCACGCTCTCGTGCGTGTTCGGCCTGCAGCTGTTCCACTCGCGCCGCGGCGCCGACCGCGCTCCGGCCCCGGCCAGGGCGGCCACGCTCACCCTCCAGGCCGTCCTCACCTACCTGCCGCTCGTCTGGTTCGGCGTGGCCTGGGGCGCGATGGCCGGTTTCCTCGGCGGCTCCCTGCTCCTGCTGCTCCCGCCGCGGGCCGCCTGGCCGCTGTACGGGCTGACGGGCGCGAGCCTGCTCGTGCCGGGCCTGGCCCTCGACATGTCCGTCATCGACCTCGTCTACATGTGCCAGACCACGCTCCTGACCGGTCTGGTGGTGTACGGCGTCTCGCGGCTGTCCGCCCTCGTCGACGAGGTGTTCGCGGCGCGCGCCGAGATCGCCCGCATGGCCGTGGCGCACGAACGGCTGCGGCTCGCCCGCGACCTGCACGACCTGCTCGGTTACAGCCTGTCCGCGATCGTCCTCAAGAGCGAGCTGCTCCAGCGGCTGGTGCGGCTGCGCCACGAGCGGGTCGAACAGGAGGTGGAGGAGGTCCTCGCGATATCCCGGCAGGCCCTCGCCGACGTGCGCCGCGTCTCGCGCGGCTACCGGCAGATGTCGCTCGTCTCCGAGGTGTCGTCAGCGCAGTCCGTGCTGGAGGCGGCGGAGGTGGAGGCGACGGTGGTGGTCGACCCGTCGGTCGGGTCCCTCGGGCCGCGGACGGGCACGGTCCTCGCGACGGTCCTGCGGGAGGCGGTGACGAACCTGCTGCGCCACAGCAAGGCGACGCGGTGCTGCATCACGGCCGTCGTCGACGAGGGGACGGCCCGCCTCACCATCGTCAACGACGGGGTGGCGGCGGACTACCACGACCCGTCCCCGCACGGCGGGGACGGCCTGGGCAACCTCCGGCGCCGGCTGTCCGGCGTCGGCGGCCGGCTCGTCGTGGACCGTGAACCGCCGGACACGGCGGGGCGGGACGGCTGGTTCCGTCTCGTCGCGGAGGCGCCCGCCACGCCCGCCGACGAGGAGCCCGCGCAGGCCGGGGAGGCCGTGGAGGGGGGCCCGGAAGACGGCGTGGAGCCTGCGCAGGAGGGCCCGGATCGCGTCACGGCGGCTTGA
- a CDS encoding NADH oxidase, whose amino-acid sequence MVGSADVAERAGGRLRHLWSFREDVAVAAGARRDAVVVTWESGTVAVEPAGPTVREVLRRMQLGPVLLGNAVVAGAAGEQDPHVYAYLLMRPVFARFPQLLRRTVGFDDLRGALLSIGPLAEGAALCVPPLHAGAVLQLVVGVSVVFDRPSATVEMRSASHRVVLHRYEALLVVARLAWPATPEAVAATLPIPAHVTTGILDYLVAAGVVGPVTPASPPPSRSGSRPRGCGR is encoded by the coding sequence ATGGTGGGCTCGGCTGATGTGGCGGAGCGGGCCGGTGGGCGGTTGCGGCACCTCTGGTCGTTCCGGGAGGACGTGGCGGTGGCGGCCGGGGCGCGGCGCGACGCGGTGGTCGTCACGTGGGAGTCCGGGACCGTGGCGGTCGAGCCGGCCGGGCCGACCGTGCGGGAGGTGCTGCGGCGGATGCAGCTGGGGCCCGTGCTGCTGGGCAACGCCGTCGTCGCCGGGGCCGCCGGGGAGCAGGACCCGCACGTGTACGCGTACCTGTTGATGCGTCCGGTCTTCGCGCGCTTCCCGCAACTGCTGCGCCGCACCGTCGGCTTCGACGACCTGCGCGGGGCGCTGCTGTCGATCGGGCCCCTCGCGGAGGGCGCGGCGCTGTGCGTGCCGCCGCTGCACGCGGGGGCCGTCCTGCAGCTGGTGGTCGGGGTGTCGGTGGTGTTCGACCGCCCGTCGGCCACGGTGGAGATGCGGTCGGCCTCGCACCGGGTGGTCCTCCACCGGTACGAGGCCCTGCTCGTGGTCGCCCGCCTGGCGTGGCCGGCCACGCCCGAGGCCGTGGCCGCCACGCTGCCGATACCCGCGCACGTCACGACGGGCATCCTCGACTACCTGGTGGCCGCCGGGGTCGTCGGGCCGGTCACACCAGCCAGTCCGCCTCCGTCGCGATCCGGATCGCGTCCACGCGGTTGCGGGCGTTGA
- a CDS encoding GntR family transcriptional regulator, which translates to MTGPVASRHHEIADDLRNQIATSRIKPGERLPSEAVLASGYRVSTVTLRRALAVLQGEGLVEKIHGKGNFVRRPLRKIMYVGGWGMLDPWTAAEAALHITVRCATVRAHGHLAELLKVPAGSPLAEFFCVSHEGDAPHGLARIYIPRDLAPDGVLGDEPLCREAVTRFAVLSLPPAIVRETACARPPTPDEASTLRTNSTAPVLAITRVATDSTGRVVEAAFLVFPGDRVDAVFTTHAMTDERQTRA; encoded by the coding sequence GTGACCGGGCCCGTGGCCTCGCGCCATCACGAGATCGCCGACGACCTCCGGAACCAGATCGCGACCAGCCGCATCAAGCCCGGTGAACGCCTACCGTCCGAGGCCGTCCTGGCGAGCGGGTACAGAGTGAGCACGGTGACCCTGCGCCGCGCTCTCGCGGTCCTCCAAGGCGAAGGACTCGTCGAGAAGATCCACGGCAAGGGCAACTTCGTCCGCCGTCCACTCCGCAAGATCATGTACGTCGGCGGATGGGGGATGCTGGACCCGTGGACGGCCGCTGAAGCGGCCCTGCACATCACAGTGCGCTGCGCCACGGTCCGGGCGCACGGGCACTTGGCGGAACTACTGAAGGTGCCGGCGGGAAGCCCCCTTGCAGAGTTCTTCTGCGTCAGCCACGAGGGGGACGCACCGCATGGCCTGGCACGCATTTACATCCCCCGGGACCTGGCACCGGACGGTGTACTCGGCGACGAGCCACTGTGCCGTGAGGCGGTCACGAGATTCGCTGTCCTCAGCCTGCCGCCGGCCATTGTCCGGGAGACGGCCTGTGCCCGCCCACCGACACCGGACGAAGCATCGACCCTCCGGACCAACTCCACCGCGCCGGTCCTCGCGATCACGCGTGTGGCCACCGACTCCACCGGGAGGGTCGTCGAAGCCGCGTTCCTGGTGTTCCCGGGGGACCGCGTCGATGCCGTCTTCACCACCCACGCCATGACCGACGAGAGGCAGACGCGAGCATGA
- a CDS encoding DUF6368 family protein has protein sequence MSGPTLVIELAEPLSPVALREFRALMVGVSSHFDEERPGCFDVNVPAERLGVEDRRGEDWRKPFPLPLLDDTSADEGLRALVGFNPQREDWRRPFLVYLMGPGVGDESIFEAEHADEPEVEAVLGFRPTHAVNVSAGCNREIDHVATALLTAAVMDVIGGVAKAELLDGQAPVVAGLPGVLGIADDDWMALGTAEFLRAWAGHPAFRLVK, from the coding sequence ATGTCTGGACCGACGTTGGTGATCGAGTTGGCGGAGCCGCTCTCCCCGGTTGCGCTGCGGGAGTTTCGCGCGTTGATGGTGGGGGTCTCCTCGCACTTTGACGAGGAGCGGCCCGGGTGCTTCGACGTCAACGTGCCCGCAGAGCGACTGGGCGTCGAGGACAGGCGGGGGGAGGACTGGCGAAAGCCGTTCCCGCTTCCACTCCTCGACGACACCTCCGCGGACGAGGGGCTGAGGGCCCTGGTGGGATTCAATCCGCAGCGCGAGGATTGGCGTCGGCCGTTCCTGGTCTACTTGATGGGGCCGGGTGTCGGCGATGAGAGCATTTTCGAGGCTGAGCACGCGGACGAGCCCGAGGTAGAGGCCGTCCTCGGCTTCAGGCCGACCCATGCCGTCAATGTCAGCGCCGGCTGCAATCGCGAGATCGACCACGTGGCCACGGCCCTGCTGACCGCCGCTGTCATGGACGTCATCGGGGGCGTGGCCAAAGCCGAGCTGCTGGACGGACAGGCGCCGGTCGTCGCCGGCCTTCCGGGGGTGTTGGGGATCGCGGACGACGACTGGATGGCGCTGGGAACGGCGGAGTTCCTGCGGGCCTGGGCCGGGCACCCCGCCTTCCGGCTGGTCAAGTAG
- a CDS encoding coiled-coil domain-containing protein encodes MHIRIEAETRRGLRIIGEIPSIPLCRIEGYNGIGKTNAIKLLRLCTGDQPFTGNDHSWRTFRNQLKSARVSVTDLHGAQKLEWALDPSRWPQVAEPLGDLIGEIRIDGRSARPRDITPLLSVHHVMAADTPVSVLSERLSTAQKRIQEWDAEVGRQRQEEVELALGDLQNKITDCAPSQLSRELTITSETEKIAISLANQLKLARERVERLDRAVEISAQLTQVRGRGPEMDEKIEELAAHLADLDQQRQKLDRQIKNASAQKHQNEKAENEFENAQKHLVRRDKALRTIQSHLQNLAAVVGVEPTEDALAAARRDTSQHLNRLLERQPRVNATPMLLSLISSLTFSLENAEGAEHLGNELLISSSQGGTDWTVTALREALQHREAVLREEAPSADAEQLTQEIEETRGRLGAIAQTEAALREVEAAQTALEKAEGRLLKATKGLPEQTARNLEDLMSNRARLDQEARAVQADHARLTHAREVLGGGKTEDALVAELVQLCREANVEVARLRKHREKEQAEFEELTRREAQAAQQATLAHRNSENRISRVTATARFLSQNHGLSWLRRAFPKISSLPGLNVADQAQALTEVASAIDKARDSLGSTYSSLRGMETALGRLESRIRQNSGETGTETASDRAAKRWLADEVRQWFESEVVRTALFNGGNNVELDPDSLQLSWTAADGQTNERPLAAFSSGEQAFAYTQAQVARLDRDDNAATNRLIALDEFGSFIDAKNMSALASYLRGRQAQAPHDQVLVVLPLEVSPAIASSNGTTNERVNALRQRGYFAEAFQL; translated from the coding sequence ATGCACATCAGGATTGAAGCTGAAACCCGCCGCGGCCTCCGAATCATCGGCGAGATTCCCAGCATTCCACTCTGCAGAATCGAAGGCTACAACGGCATCGGTAAAACAAATGCCATTAAGCTTCTCAGGCTGTGCACGGGAGACCAACCTTTTACAGGGAACGATCATTCCTGGAGAACCTTCCGAAATCAGCTGAAGAGCGCGCGGGTTTCAGTTACCGACCTGCACGGGGCGCAGAAATTGGAGTGGGCACTCGATCCAAGTCGCTGGCCTCAAGTTGCCGAACCACTAGGCGATCTAATCGGTGAGATTAGAATCGACGGACGATCCGCTCGACCACGAGACATCACACCCCTTCTGAGCGTGCACCACGTCATGGCGGCCGATACACCCGTAAGCGTCCTATCTGAAAGACTCAGCACTGCACAAAAGCGAATCCAGGAGTGGGACGCCGAAGTTGGAAGGCAGCGCCAAGAAGAGGTAGAGCTCGCCCTGGGAGACCTGCAAAACAAGATCACTGATTGCGCACCATCACAGTTGTCACGCGAGCTCACGATCACATCCGAGACCGAAAAAATCGCGATTAGCCTGGCTAATCAATTGAAACTCGCACGTGAACGCGTCGAGCGGCTGGATAGAGCTGTCGAGATCTCCGCGCAGCTAACGCAGGTTCGAGGGCGCGGACCTGAAATGGATGAGAAAATTGAGGAGCTAGCGGCACACCTTGCTGATCTCGATCAACAGCGCCAGAAGCTCGACAGGCAGATCAAGAATGCGAGCGCTCAAAAGCATCAGAATGAGAAAGCCGAGAACGAGTTCGAGAACGCCCAAAAGCATCTAGTTCGTCGAGACAAGGCGCTGCGAACCATACAAAGCCATCTCCAGAACCTCGCGGCAGTTGTAGGAGTGGAGCCGACTGAGGATGCTCTCGCAGCAGCACGCCGTGACACCAGTCAGCATCTGAATAGACTGCTCGAGCGACAACCTCGCGTTAACGCCACTCCGATGTTGTTGAGTCTGATCAGCAGCCTAACTTTTAGCTTGGAGAACGCAGAGGGAGCAGAGCATCTAGGCAACGAGCTCCTGATCTCTTCTAGTCAGGGGGGCACTGATTGGACTGTCACTGCTTTGAGGGAGGCGCTTCAGCATCGTGAGGCTGTCCTCCGCGAAGAAGCACCTTCAGCTGACGCCGAACAGTTGACGCAGGAGATCGAGGAAACGCGAGGCCGGCTCGGAGCAATCGCGCAAACAGAAGCTGCATTGCGAGAGGTAGAAGCCGCCCAGACAGCCCTCGAAAAGGCCGAGGGCCGCCTACTAAAGGCGACGAAGGGGCTGCCTGAGCAAACAGCGCGCAACCTTGAAGACCTGATGTCAAACCGCGCAAGACTGGACCAAGAGGCTCGTGCTGTTCAAGCAGATCACGCCAGGCTGACTCATGCCCGAGAAGTACTCGGTGGTGGAAAAACTGAGGATGCTCTAGTGGCGGAGTTGGTGCAGCTATGCCGCGAGGCCAATGTAGAGGTTGCGCGCCTTAGAAAGCATCGCGAGAAGGAGCAGGCTGAGTTCGAGGAGCTGACTCGCCGAGAAGCCCAGGCCGCCCAGCAAGCAACTCTTGCTCACCGCAATTCCGAGAACCGCATTTCCAGGGTCACAGCGACTGCGCGCTTCCTGAGTCAGAATCATGGACTCTCTTGGCTAAGGAGGGCATTCCCGAAGATCTCCTCCCTGCCCGGGCTCAACGTTGCCGACCAAGCGCAAGCGTTGACAGAGGTGGCCTCTGCAATCGACAAGGCTCGTGACTCCCTAGGGTCCACCTATTCATCACTGCGCGGCATGGAAACAGCACTCGGCCGACTGGAGTCGCGCATTCGCCAAAACAGCGGAGAAACAGGCACCGAGACTGCGTCCGATAGGGCAGCCAAGCGCTGGCTAGCGGATGAGGTTCGTCAGTGGTTCGAGAGCGAAGTCGTAAGAACGGCGCTGTTTAACGGAGGTAACAACGTCGAATTGGATCCCGACAGTCTGCAGCTTTCATGGACAGCTGCGGACGGGCAGACTAACGAACGTCCACTCGCGGCATTCTCCAGTGGAGAGCAAGCGTTCGCCTACACGCAGGCGCAGGTCGCTCGTCTGGACCGGGACGATAACGCCGCTACCAACCGGCTTATCGCCCTCGATGAGTTTGGCTCATTCATTGACGCCAAAAACATGTCAGCCCTAGCCTCATACCTTCGGGGACGACAGGCACAAGCACCCCACGATCAAGTCCTAGTGGTCCTTCCGCTTGAAGTTTCTCCGGCGATAGCGTCATCAAACGGAACTACGAACGAGCGAGTTAACGCGCTTAGGCAGCGCGGATACTTCGCAGAGGCCTTTCAACTATGA
- a CDS encoding WD40 repeat domain-containing protein, whose translation MIGRRGGRRDGSRGIRPRRASGLAAAPDGSWLASAGDDGTVRLWDLRSGAPRAVLTCGGTVRSVAVSPDATWLASGGADGVVTVWDLATRTRRNQLTGGSGAVPALSVSPDGRRLFGGGHDGTLRLWDPRTGAYRGLRTGGGEPLHAVAASPDGRWIASAGQDATVRVWDRAGGRVLAAQRTEGALRSCSWHPDSRGLAVGGDRGLYVYRLLV comes from the coding sequence ATGATCGGCCGCCGTGGGGGCCGGCGGGACGGCAGCCGGGGCATCCGCCCCCGGCGGGCTTCCGGTCTGGCGGCCGCACCGGACGGCAGCTGGCTGGCCAGCGCGGGGGACGACGGCACGGTACGGCTCTGGGACCTCCGGTCGGGGGCGCCGCGGGCCGTGCTGACCTGCGGCGGCACGGTGCGTTCCGTGGCGGTCTCCCCGGACGCGACCTGGCTGGCGAGCGGCGGCGCCGACGGCGTGGTCACCGTCTGGGACCTGGCCACCCGTACCCGGAGGAACCAGCTGACCGGCGGGAGCGGCGCGGTGCCGGCACTGTCGGTCTCACCGGACGGACGCCGGCTGTTCGGAGGCGGCCACGACGGGACCCTGCGCCTGTGGGACCCGCGGACCGGTGCCTACCGGGGCCTGCGCACCGGCGGCGGGGAACCGCTGCACGCGGTGGCCGCCTCCCCGGACGGCCGCTGGATCGCCTCGGCGGGCCAGGACGCCACGGTACGGGTGTGGGACCGCGCGGGCGGACGGGTGCTGGCCGCCCAGCGGACCGAGGGGGCGCTGCGGTCCTGTAGTTGGCACCCCGACAGCAGGGGTCTCGCCGTCGGGGGCGACCGGGGTCTCTACGTCTACCGCCTGCTGGTGTGA